One window of the Candidatus Wolbachia massiliensis genome contains the following:
- the pyrH gene encoding UMP kinase — translation MATSTDEGCKIKYSRVLFKISGEALMGLRPFGHDMEVIDQLCKDIADVYRLGVQVCIVVGGGNIFRGASASLSGCERASSDYIGMLATIINALILQNFLEKNLVSSRVLSAIPMATVCEPYIRRKAIRHLEKDRVVIFAAGTGNPFFTTDTAAALRAVEMNCDVILKGTQVNGVYSADPEKNEDAIMYDKLSYMDLLTRDLKVMDASAISLARENSIPIIVFSLKEEKIVNIINGCGTCTIVSDCK, via the coding sequence ATGGCTACCTCAACTGATGAAGGATGTAAAATAAAATACTCTAGAGTATTATTTAAAATCTCTGGTGAAGCTCTGATGGGGTTGCGGCCTTTTGGCCATGATATGGAAGTCATAGATCAATTATGTAAAGATATAGCTGATGTTTACAGGCTAGGAGTTCAGGTATGTATTGTTGTTGGTGGTGGTAATATCTTCCGTGGTGCATCTGCATCTTTAAGCGGCTGTGAAAGGGCAAGCAGTGATTATATTGGGATGCTTGCAACTATAATCAACGCTTTAATTTTACAAAACTTTTTAGAAAAAAATTTAGTGTCTTCTAGAGTACTATCTGCAATACCCATGGCCACTGTATGTGAACCTTATATAAGGAGGAAAGCTATTCGTCACTTAGAAAAAGATAGAGTGGTAATCTTTGCAGCGGGTACAGGTAATCCATTTTTTACTACAGACACAGCTGCAGCTCTACGCGCTGTTGAAATGAATTGTGATGTTATTTTGAAAGGTACACAAGTAAATGGTGTATACTCTGCTGATCCGGAAAAAAATGAAGATGCTATAATGTATGATAAGCTTTCTTACATGGATTTGTTGACTCGCGACTTAAAAGTTATGGATGCATCAGCAATCTCACTTGCTCGTGAGAATTCTATTCCCATTATAGTTTTTTCTTTAAAAGAAGAAAAAATAGTTAATATTATTAATGGTTGTGGTACTTGTACCATAGTTTCAGATTGTAAGTGA
- a CDS encoding zinc-finger domain-containing protein, producing MQEVRVNKRKVCCHGNEDDEGSGHPLIYLDMGEEEEIACPYCETTFIHDCTVEAVKEEIMAKDEL from the coding sequence ATGCAAGAAGTGAGGGTTAATAAAAGAAAAGTTTGTTGTCATGGCAATGAGGACGATGAAGGTTCAGGTCATCCATTAATATACTTAGATATGGGAGAGGAAGAGGAAATAGCTTGTCCTTATTGTGAAACAACATTTATTCATGACTGTACTGTAGAAGCAGTTAAGGAGGAAATTATGGCTAAGGATGAGCTTTAA
- the tsf gene encoding translation elongation factor Ts, which yields MKMNPDDIRELRDRTGLGLSDCKKALEECNGDIKKAIDKLRVIGLAKADKKCDRIASDGLIAMRLAENCGVLVELNCETDFVARNEKFIELVSNLATIAYQERCTSVDELKNAKYEGIGTVQEAIMNGTSILGEKLELSKLCYLEAKDGIVAGYVHGDVHDLGKTGALVALQSSGDKSKLQEVGKQIAMHIVAMKPEALSIDDLDQAKLNSERSVVEEQVKRLNKPEEVTKKIVDGRMAKYCEEVILLEQRFIKDDKIKISDFIKLSETSVNSPVKLSNYKLLVLGSKN from the coding sequence ATGAAGATGAATCCAGATGACATAAGAGAACTGCGTGATAGAACAGGGCTTGGTTTAAGCGACTGTAAAAAAGCGTTGGAAGAGTGTAATGGTGATATCAAGAAAGCTATTGATAAGTTACGTGTAATAGGGCTTGCTAAAGCTGATAAAAAATGTGACAGAATAGCTTCAGATGGGCTGATTGCTATGCGTTTAGCTGAAAACTGTGGTGTATTGGTTGAATTGAATTGTGAAACTGATTTTGTTGCAAGAAACGAAAAATTTATAGAATTAGTTTCAAATTTAGCAACAATTGCTTATCAGGAACGTTGCACTAGTGTTGATGAGTTAAAGAATGCTAAGTATGAAGGTATTGGTACAGTGCAGGAAGCTATCATGAATGGTACATCGATTCTTGGTGAAAAGTTAGAACTGAGCAAGCTTTGTTACCTGGAAGCTAAGGACGGAATTGTTGCTGGTTATGTACATGGTGATGTGCATGACCTGGGTAAAACAGGTGCTTTAGTTGCATTGCAATCATCAGGTGATAAATCAAAATTGCAAGAGGTTGGAAAGCAAATAGCAATGCATATAGTTGCTATGAAGCCTGAAGCTCTATCTATAGATGACTTAGATCAGGCGAAGTTGAACAGTGAACGTTCTGTAGTTGAAGAGCAAGTAAAACGCTTAAATAAACCTGAAGAAGTGACAAAAAAAATAGTAGATGGTCGAATGGCTAAATACTGTGAAGAAGTTATCTTACTGGAACAAAGATTTATAAAGGATGACAAAATAAAAATTTCTGATTTTATAAAATTAAGCGAAACGAGTGTAAATTCTCCTGTTAAATTGTCTAATTATAAGTTACTTGTTTTAGGTAGTAAAAATTAA
- the coaD gene encoding pantetheine-phosphate adenylyltransferase: MNINNKIGIYPGTFDPITFGHIDIIKRACKLVDKLIIGVAENVNKHTTFDAKLRTSMAENEIKGLGIGADVISFNGLLMKFAKEQNASVIIRGLRAVSDFDYEFQMSWVNYKLLPEIETIFLPASEDTQFISSSFVKEIARLGESVSKFVPEGVQKELINLNRIRYEE, translated from the coding sequence ATGAACATTAATAACAAAATAGGAATCTACCCTGGTACATTTGATCCTATAACCTTTGGACATATTGATATAATAAAAAGAGCGTGCAAACTAGTTGATAAATTGATAATCGGTGTCGCAGAAAATGTCAATAAGCATACCACTTTTGATGCAAAGCTACGCACAAGCATGGCTGAAAATGAAATTAAAGGACTAGGAATTGGTGCAGATGTTATATCTTTTAATGGGTTGTTAATGAAGTTTGCCAAAGAGCAAAATGCTTCTGTTATTATTAGAGGGCTAAGAGCAGTGTCAGATTTTGACTACGAGTTTCAAATGAGTTGGGTAAATTATAAACTTCTTCCTGAAATTGAGACCATATTTCTTCCTGCCTCCGAGGATACTCAATTTATCTCATCAAGTTTTGTAAAAGAAATCGCAAGATTAGGAGAAAGTGTTAGCAAATTTGTGCCAGAGGGCGTTCAGAAAGAATTGATTAATCTGAATAGGATCAGGTATGAAGAATAA
- the typA gene encoding translational GTPase TypA: MNEFESIRNIAIIAHVDHGKTTLLDNMLKQSGTFRENQEVQERVMDSGDQERERGITILAKCTSIMWGKEKINIIDTPGHADFGGEVERVLCMADGVLLLVDAAEGPMPQTKFVLSKALKADLKPIVIINKVDRPDSRIDEVLNEIYELFFNLDATNEQLDFPVLYASGRNGWCVKELSDERKDLSPLFSTVIDYIKPSVYDQNAPFAMLVTLLESDKFLGRILTGKIYQGIAKVNSDLKVLDLDGKVIERGRLTKLLSFSGLKRISVEQAVAGDIIAIAGLEKASVSDTIAAPEVTTAISSTPVDPPTMAITISVNDSPFAGQEGTKLTSTVIKDRLYAEAETNVAITVTPASSGEAFEVGGRGELQLGVLIENMRREGFELSVSRPRVLFKEEDGKKLEPIEEVVIDVDDEYSGIIMEKLSLRKGEVVDMRPSGSGRTRLTFLVPSRGLIGYQGEFLTDSRGTGIINRLFHSYASHKGPISGRRNGVLISTDKGEAVAYAIFNLQDRGIMFIKPQDKVYCGMIVGQHSRDNDLEINVLKGKQLTNVRAAGSDEAIKLTPPKIMTLEDMIAYIEDDELVEVTPKSIRLRKRFLDPNERKRAGRAKNKE, from the coding sequence ATGAACGAATTTGAATCGATCCGTAATATTGCAATAATTGCACACGTTGACCACGGGAAAACCACTTTGCTTGATAACATGTTAAAACAAAGCGGCACATTTCGCGAGAATCAGGAGGTTCAAGAGCGAGTGATGGATAGTGGTGATCAGGAACGTGAACGCGGAATTACAATACTTGCGAAATGCACATCAATAATGTGGGGTAAGGAAAAAATTAACATTATTGATACACCAGGACACGCAGATTTTGGTGGAGAAGTAGAAAGAGTATTATGCATGGCAGATGGCGTGTTACTACTGGTTGACGCTGCAGAAGGGCCAATGCCGCAGACTAAGTTTGTGTTGTCAAAGGCACTAAAAGCAGATTTGAAGCCAATCGTGATAATCAATAAGGTTGATCGGCCAGACAGCAGAATTGATGAAGTACTAAATGAAATATATGAGTTATTTTTCAACTTAGATGCAACTAACGAGCAGCTAGATTTTCCAGTATTGTATGCTTCAGGTAGAAATGGTTGGTGTGTCAAAGAACTTTCTGATGAAAGAAAAGATTTAAGCCCATTATTTTCAACGGTTATAGATTACATAAAACCTTCTGTTTACGATCAAAATGCACCTTTTGCTATGCTAGTCACTCTACTTGAGTCTGATAAGTTTCTTGGCAGAATATTAACAGGAAAAATTTATCAAGGAATTGCAAAAGTCAATTCAGACCTCAAGGTGCTTGATCTAGATGGTAAAGTAATCGAACGAGGAAGACTAACTAAGTTGCTCTCATTTTCTGGATTAAAGCGTATTTCAGTGGAGCAAGCCGTAGCGGGGGATATAATTGCAATTGCTGGACTTGAAAAAGCTTCGGTTTCAGATACTATAGCAGCGCCAGAAGTTACAACTGCAATAAGCTCAACTCCGGTTGATCCGCCAACAATGGCGATTACTATAAGCGTTAATGATTCACCTTTTGCTGGACAGGAAGGAACAAAACTTACTTCAACTGTTATAAAGGATCGTTTATATGCGGAAGCAGAAACAAATGTTGCAATTACTGTTACTCCGGCGTCAAGTGGTGAAGCATTTGAAGTAGGTGGGCGTGGTGAGCTACAGCTTGGAGTGTTAATTGAAAACATGAGAAGGGAGGGCTTTGAGCTTTCTGTTTCGCGTCCTCGCGTGTTATTTAAAGAAGAAGATGGTAAAAAGCTTGAACCTATAGAAGAAGTAGTAATTGATGTAGATGATGAATATAGTGGAATTATCATGGAAAAACTCAGCTTACGAAAAGGGGAAGTGGTTGATATGAGGCCTTCTGGCAGTGGCAGAACAAGGTTAACATTCTTGGTGCCATCAAGAGGATTGATTGGCTATCAGGGAGAGTTTTTAACTGATTCTCGGGGTACAGGCATAATCAACCGTTTATTTCATAGTTATGCTTCGCATAAAGGTCCAATTTCTGGAAGACGCAATGGGGTATTAATTTCGACAGACAAAGGTGAGGCTGTGGCCTACGCAATTTTCAATTTACAAGATAGAGGAATTATGTTCATTAAGCCACAGGATAAAGTATATTGTGGCATGATTGTTGGTCAGCATAGTCGTGACAATGATTTGGAGATAAATGTATTAAAAGGTAAACAGTTAACAAATGTAAGAGCTGCAGGTAGTGATGAAGCTATAAAACTCACTCCACCGAAGATAATGACTCTAGAAGATATGATAGCATATATAGAAGATGATGAACTAGTGGAAGTAACTCCGAAGTCTATACGCTTACGCAAGAGATTCCTTGATCCAAATGAGCGTAAACGTGCCGGAAGGGCAAAGAATAAGGAATAG
- the uppS gene encoding polyprenyl diphosphate synthase: MLDLESLPKHLAIIMDGNGRWANNQGKIKVDGYRKGSEVAYDIAKHCTTLTIPYLTLYAFSMENWLRPKEETDHLFDLFYSVLTDEDKVNFICNYNIKLNFIGNLSLLSKKILDQMKKAEEMTYKNDGLLLTVAVSYGAKQEIIHAIRNVMKENIDCVSEDEFEKFLYTKDLPKLDLLIRTGGEKRLSNFLLWQAAYAELYFCDTLWPDFSCQDLSKALEDYTKREKRYGR, translated from the coding sequence ATGTTGGATCTGGAATCTCTACCAAAACATTTAGCAATCATTATGGATGGTAATGGTAGATGGGCAAACAACCAAGGAAAGATAAAGGTTGATGGTTATAGAAAGGGTAGTGAAGTTGCATATGATATTGCTAAGCATTGCACAACCCTGACCATACCTTATTTAACTTTGTATGCGTTTTCTATGGAGAATTGGCTTAGACCTAAAGAAGAAACTGACCATCTATTCGATTTATTCTATTCTGTGCTAACTGATGAAGATAAAGTCAATTTCATTTGCAACTATAACATTAAGTTAAATTTCATTGGTAATTTAAGTTTGTTATCAAAAAAAATACTTGATCAAATGAAGAAAGCAGAAGAAATGACATACAAAAATGATGGTTTATTGCTTACTGTAGCAGTCAGCTACGGAGCAAAACAAGAGATTATACATGCTATAAGAAATGTTATGAAAGAAAATATTGATTGTGTATCAGAAGACGAATTTGAAAAATTTCTATATACTAAAGATTTGCCAAAGTTGGATTTATTGATTCGCACTGGTGGTGAAAAAAGGCTAAGTAACTTTTTATTATGGCAAGCAGCTTATGCTGAGTTATATTTTTGTGATACTCTGTGGCCTGATTTTTCTTGTCAAGATTTGAGCAAAGCATTAGAAGATTATACAAAAAGAGAGAAAAGATATGGTAGATAA
- the gatB gene encoding Asp-tRNA(Asn)/Glu-tRNA(Gln) amidotransferase subunit GatB, whose product MAKEDWEAVIGLEVHAQVSSKAKLFSSSSTEFGAEHNTQVSLVDAAMPGTLPILNYYSIEQAIRTGLALSAEINKNSYFDRKNYFYPDLPQGYQITQFFEPIVKNGRLFINDNKKEIKIARIHLEQDAGKSVHEERKTYVDLNRAGVALMEIVSEPDLRSSEEAAEFMKKLRQILRYIGSCDGDMEKGSLRCDANVSVRLRGSGKFGTRCEIKNLNSIRYIVQAIDYEIQRQIEILESGEEISQDTLLFDVALGKTKVMRNKEDASDYRYFPEPDLLPVEISQDKIDSIKSSLPELPDQKKLRYIEDLGINEYDADVITSDKAIADYFEELIKKHDSKLAVTWLTVELFGRLNKAGIDIVSSPIKANALSELLDFIVDGTISAKLGKQVFDIMFETGKPASLIIEEQDLKQITNKNQISEVIDKIINNNRDKVQEYKSGKTKLYGFFVGEVMKSTKGKANPDVVNLVLSEKLR is encoded by the coding sequence ATGGCAAAAGAGGATTGGGAAGCGGTAATTGGGCTTGAGGTACACGCTCAAGTTTCTTCTAAGGCGAAGCTATTTTCTAGTTCGTCAACTGAGTTTGGTGCTGAGCATAATACTCAAGTTTCTCTAGTTGATGCAGCAATGCCAGGTACGCTGCCAATACTAAATTACTACTCTATAGAACAGGCAATACGCACTGGTCTTGCGCTTTCTGCGGAAATTAACAAGAACTCTTACTTTGATCGAAAAAATTATTTTTATCCTGATTTACCGCAGGGCTACCAGATAACTCAGTTTTTTGAGCCAATAGTTAAAAACGGCAGACTATTTATCAATGATAATAAAAAAGAGATAAAAATCGCGAGAATTCACTTAGAGCAGGACGCAGGAAAGAGCGTTCATGAGGAAAGAAAAACTTACGTGGATTTAAATCGTGCAGGAGTTGCTTTAATGGAAATTGTTTCGGAGCCGGATCTTCGGTCATCTGAGGAAGCTGCGGAGTTCATGAAAAAATTGAGGCAGATTTTGCGTTATATTGGCTCATGTGATGGTGATATGGAAAAAGGATCACTTCGCTGTGATGCAAATGTTTCTGTCCGCCTGAGGGGTAGCGGCAAATTTGGCACTCGTTGTGAAATAAAAAACCTAAATTCAATACGTTATATCGTGCAAGCTATAGATTATGAAATACAAAGACAAATTGAAATTTTGGAAAGTGGGGAAGAAATAAGCCAAGATACCTTGTTGTTTGATGTTGCTTTAGGAAAAACAAAAGTGATGCGAAACAAAGAGGATGCAAGCGACTACCGATATTTTCCCGAACCTGACTTACTGCCTGTTGAGATAAGCCAAGATAAAATCGATTCTATAAAATCGTCTTTGCCTGAATTACCGGATCAAAAAAAACTGCGGTACATTGAGGATTTGGGTATCAATGAATACGATGCGGACGTCATCACTTCTGATAAAGCAATTGCTGATTATTTTGAGGAATTAATAAAAAAGCACGATTCAAAGCTCGCTGTTACTTGGTTAACCGTAGAACTTTTCGGTCGTTTAAATAAAGCAGGTATTGATATTGTGAGCTCTCCAATTAAAGCAAACGCCTTGTCCGAGCTCTTGGATTTTATCGTCGATGGAACGATCTCTGCTAAACTTGGCAAGCAGGTTTTTGATATTATGTTTGAAACTGGTAAACCTGCATCTCTAATTATAGAAGAGCAGGATCTCAAGCAAATAACCAATAAAAATCAAATATCGGAAGTTATCGACAAAATAATTAACAATAACCGAGATAAAGTTCAAGAATACAAAAGCGGTAAAACAAAATTATACGGATTCTTCGTCGGCGAAGTCATGAAATCTACCAAAGGAAAAGCCAACCCTGATGTGGTGAATTTGGTTTTGAGTGAAAAATTGAGGTAA
- a CDS encoding gamma-glutamyl-gamma-aminobutyrate hydrolase family protein (Members of this family of hydrolases with an active site Cys residue belong to MEROPS family C26.) — protein sequence MYRYYNRIFNVLLIIVLLLSNITYAGTSKNLHSINGDIVVGLLKTGEETYSHELGLSQTVYEMFNNFGVKTVLIDYNKIISLKKIQEESLELARQDEILAKKLTLGRIKVEVAKFIKEHKINRIFIPENYYNLHSAPTPCRQLVTEAIVTIVDDSPSIHLLGICGGLQGIMYAKGIEVVSVADLVSNKEQQESHLKSAPNPQQEDVSLQQIKIVPNSRLAEVVAKFLSPNENGWFSACFPDAHSGAVSNTPENRRKLELLGYKIAAFSNDGIIEAIEDKHGNIYFQSHPEALVVKSDKNLYLSNHKARQISTLVAIAIINDFLYRA from the coding sequence GTGTATAGATATTATAACAGAATATTTAATGTCCTATTAATTATAGTTCTATTATTAAGTAATATCACTTATGCTGGCACTAGTAAAAATTTACACTCAATAAATGGTGACATAGTTGTTGGTCTGTTGAAAACTGGAGAAGAAACATATTCACATGAGCTTGGACTGTCTCAGACTGTATACGAGATGTTCAATAATTTTGGAGTTAAAACTGTACTAATTGATTATAACAAGATAATTAGCCTAAAAAAAATTCAGGAAGAGTCGCTTGAGCTTGCAAGACAAGATGAAATACTGGCAAAGAAGTTAACATTAGGCCGAATAAAAGTTGAAGTTGCAAAGTTTATTAAAGAGCACAAAATAAATAGAATATTTATTCCGGAAAATTACTACAATTTACACTCAGCACCTACTCCTTGTCGTCAGCTTGTTACTGAGGCAATTGTAACAATAGTAGATGACAGTCCCTCAATTCATTTGCTTGGAATATGTGGTGGTTTGCAAGGTATTATGTATGCAAAGGGAATTGAAGTAGTGAGTGTAGCGGACCTTGTAAGTAACAAAGAACAGCAGGAGTCCCATTTAAAATCTGCACCCAATCCACAACAAGAAGATGTATCTCTCCAGCAGATCAAGATTGTGCCAAACAGTCGTTTAGCAGAAGTAGTAGCTAAATTCTTATCACCTAATGAAAACGGCTGGTTTTCAGCGTGTTTTCCAGATGCTCATTCAGGAGCAGTAAGTAATACACCGGAAAATAGAAGAAAATTAGAATTGCTGGGGTACAAAATTGCAGCATTTTCTAACGATGGAATAATAGAAGCAATTGAAGATAAGCATGGTAACATTTATTTTCAAAGTCATCCAGAAGCCCTTGTTGTAAAGTCAGATAAAAATCTCTATTTATCAAATCACAAGGCACGTCAGATTTCAACTCTAGTTGCCATAGCGATTATAAATGACTTTCTTTATCGTGCTTAA
- the frr gene encoding ribosome recycling factor codes for MLNEVKTKTKERMLKTIQSFHNDIKGIRTGRASASLLDGIVVNIYGGHQKLNQVAGVSVTDNKTLSIKVWDISVIGEVKNAILNANLNLNPVVEGNTIRITLPDLTQETRERLAKLLHQFAENARVAIRNIRRDIMEEIEKMQENKEISEDDFHSAKKEIQNITDDNIKKIDGELLVKEKEILHH; via the coding sequence ATGTTGAATGAAGTAAAAACCAAAACGAAAGAAAGGATGCTAAAAACTATTCAGTCTTTTCATAATGATATTAAAGGTATACGTACTGGTAGAGCTAGCGCATCATTACTTGATGGCATAGTTGTAAATATCTATGGTGGGCATCAAAAACTAAATCAAGTTGCTGGTGTTTCAGTTACAGATAATAAAACTCTATCAATTAAAGTTTGGGACATTAGTGTGATAGGTGAAGTAAAAAATGCTATACTAAATGCTAATCTAAATTTGAACCCTGTTGTTGAAGGTAATACCATACGTATAACTCTTCCGGACCTAACACAAGAGACTCGTGAGAGACTAGCGAAATTGTTGCATCAGTTTGCTGAAAATGCGCGGGTTGCCATTAGAAATATACGCAGAGATATTATGGAAGAAATAGAGAAAATGCAGGAAAATAAGGAAATCTCAGAAGATGATTTTCATAGTGCCAAAAAAGAAATACAGAATATTACTGATGATAATATCAAGAAAATTGATGGTGAGTTACTTGTCAAAGAAAAAGAGATATTGCATCACTAG
- the rpsB gene encoding 30S ribosomal protein S2: MASLPEVTVRDLAGSGVHFGHKISRWNAKMAPYIYGVHQENRIHIIDLRKTLPLLQVAMKALHDVASEGGRILFVGTKFQALDIIANEAVRCGQYYVNHRWLGGMLTNWGTISSSINTLSQYEKILNDENSILTKKELGNIEKKRQKLDKALGGIREMGAIPDILFIIDTNKEHIAVKEAKKLGIPIVAVLDTNSDPDDITYPVPGNDDSRKSIELYCRLAADFILAGIESNLARSGVKVGNIKGDEFIQEKEDGIVQTKRGHRKVYKEDEKEVVTNEDESR; encoded by the coding sequence ATGGCAAGTTTGCCTGAAGTCACTGTACGTGACTTAGCTGGATCTGGTGTACATTTTGGTCATAAAATTAGTCGCTGGAATGCAAAAATGGCTCCATATATATATGGGGTTCATCAAGAAAATCGTATACATATAATTGATTTACGGAAAACATTACCATTGCTACAAGTGGCAATGAAGGCTTTACATGACGTTGCATCTGAGGGTGGCCGCATTCTATTTGTTGGTACAAAATTTCAAGCTTTGGATATTATTGCAAATGAAGCAGTACGTTGTGGTCAATATTACGTGAATCATCGATGGCTCGGTGGTATGCTTACTAACTGGGGAACTATTTCTTCTTCAATAAATACGCTGTCTCAATATGAGAAAATATTGAATGATGAAAACAGCATTTTAACAAAGAAAGAATTAGGAAACATTGAGAAGAAGAGGCAAAAACTTGATAAGGCATTAGGTGGTATCAGAGAAATGGGAGCAATTCCGGATATTTTATTTATCATTGACACTAATAAAGAGCATATTGCTGTTAAAGAGGCTAAAAAATTGGGAATCCCAATAGTCGCAGTACTTGATACTAACTCTGATCCAGATGATATTACTTATCCTGTACCGGGAAATGATGACTCAAGAAAATCAATAGAACTCTATTGTAGATTAGCTGCTGATTTTATATTAGCTGGAATAGAATCTAATTTAGCTAGGTCTGGGGTTAAAGTTGGTAATATAAAGGGTGACGAGTTTATTCAGGAAAAAGAAGATGGTATTGTGCAAACTAAAAGGGGACATAGAAAGGTTTATAAAGAAGATGAAAAGGAGGTAGTAACAAATGAAGATGAATCCAGATGA
- a CDS encoding phosphatidate cytidylyltransferase, with protein MVDNNFIVRVLSSIVILLVFSFATYFSDLSFYLLIFSIAVLSSFEWYNLTRGNRILYVFALLLIALPNASLIYLYNLPQGKYALVWLILTIWGIDITAYLFGKNFGGARICPLISPGKTWSGLLGAILAGIVCTIFGSIFLGLFSIFYSPIIGLAIAILAQLGDFTESLIKRVYNVKDSGSIIPGHGGVLDRMDSFIFTAPLVAIYIS; from the coding sequence ATGGTAGATAACAATTTTATAGTTAGGGTACTGTCCTCAATAGTAATATTGCTTGTATTCTCTTTTGCTACATATTTCAGTGATCTATCGTTTTACCTACTAATTTTTTCGATAGCAGTTTTATCTTCTTTTGAATGGTATAATCTAACTCGAGGGAACAGAATCTTATACGTTTTTGCATTATTATTGATTGCACTACCGAATGCCTCATTAATATATCTATATAATCTACCGCAGGGAAAATACGCATTAGTATGGCTTATCTTAACCATTTGGGGAATCGATATCACTGCCTACCTATTTGGCAAGAATTTTGGCGGAGCTAGAATTTGCCCACTTATTAGCCCTGGAAAAACTTGGTCAGGGCTTCTCGGTGCAATTTTAGCTGGAATAGTGTGTACAATTTTTGGATCAATATTTCTTGGTCTATTTTCAATTTTCTATTCTCCAATTATTGGCCTTGCAATTGCTATTCTAGCGCAACTTGGCGATTTCACTGAATCACTTATCAAAAGAGTTTACAATGTAAAAGATAGTGGAAGCATAATACCTGGCCATGGGGGAGTGCTCGACCGTATGGACAGTTTCATCTTTACTGCTCCTCTTGTTGCTATCTATATAAGTTAA